Part of the Bombus affinis isolate iyBomAffi1 unplaced genomic scaffold, iyBomAffi1.2 ctg00001110.1, whole genome shotgun sequence genome is shown below.
cactgtagctaacatagtttctgcaatataccctttaatcgagtagaaacaaggggattttagaaatttctattaaccgacagtattgtcaacaagttttaacaatgactgaaggttgcaaaattaaatataaaatgatttattaatagcatatgcagtgttaaatttgtaaataagcagtttatcttttaaggataacaaagacaccagaaaataaagataatattctaattatattgtaaactaacgaataatgtaaagaatttatttttgttatctatatcacagattttaggtaaaatattaatttacttattactaggagattgaatttgaaatataattataatttataagggacacctttaaactagcagatatttggtagcagttctctagcctttgtacaatataacacagttcagtttaattgagtttaatacctttgaccagccagtttccaatttcatttatggcataatctcctgacaatttcatacccttcaaaagaaacacgattttctattattgttttacaatcgcggaatatgatcagtgtttcaattaagctccactgttttaatttcccgtctacgcacgatgtgggtacaccgtttttttgttgtttttagatacaagtgacgagaaattatgaaatgatattttaaatttaaactgatttcattcattgatttattgtagcgacaatggtaacttgtttaaataaagattttataaataaaatatttaaggtctaaaataataaattaacacatgtgaaaacattaaagctgttacccttattcatggtcttgttggaacgtgtttaacgagcgtaacgtaggcgtgaaaacgaaaacattgagactcttgtggcgtaaaaagactgaattcctcataaaaatacaagaaacgaatacaagaaacgtgcacatagtttattctcgaccttggatacataaaaccaaaaaaaaaaagaaaagaaaaagaaaaaggaacaaaaatttttattggttatttaccgaaactcattgtatcatttttattactctatataaaacgtagaatcatatactgacgaatgttatttcgaatttctaacttcagaacgataattacatatttgaaattaccaataagtggtagtagcattaaaaatattgaatattcaacgagatgaaatataggtaaggtatttaaaagaaaaaagattgaaacgttcgatgtaaaacgatgaaattaaatgattggatttgaaaacttgattcggtttaataattcgatgaaaaaagtattcatcctatgaaaaaagaattcatgttcctgtcgatatatcaacgacgtgcgccgttacttcccactgctctgcaattcaaatgcaatactcgaatatacatggcgaaagaaatggaaattgagcaatttaagggaacgaattactctcgcgtccacgtaacttcaaaatgtatcacgtgtcggtgtttgcgaaacgaaattcgtcgttgtccaactaacacgcttgcagatgctacgttcactttgttgcatatagggcttaaatatatgaacaaatagaacagcgcaactgtcactagcgtaatttttaaagtgaattaatgcataatctcgtcatctacgtttgaccatgattatggcagtgatcattgttatatacgaatcttcgtgcaatatatgtgaaaattcgtggttgtccaattaacacgcttgctgatgctacgttcactttgttgcatatagggcttaaatatatgaacaaatagtactgcgcaagtgtcactagcgtaatctgaacgtgttaaagtgaatcaatacataacttcgtcatctatgtttgaccatgactacggcagtggtcattgatatatgtgaagcttcgtggagtagatgtgaaaattcgtcgttgtccagttaacacgcttgcagatgctccgttcactttgttccatataaggctcaaatatgtgaacaaattgaatggagcaactgtcattagcgtaattttaacgcgttaaaataaattaatgtataatttcgtcatttacgtttgatctacgttttttcatctacgtcatctacggcacctacgcgaatcttatcgattacgtctttggcagtgttcgttgctataaatgaaacttaatagttgttgaaaccgctcgaaagtcgtgttcctaaatcattccctcgtctcgtatcgtgtttatcaaatggaaaaggagattgtgttttaatgaaatcgcttgttactatcaatcttgctgtgtcactcgcataggagaagaaagtgaggaaggagaaaaaaattaaggtaaggtcatcaatgagcaaaatgtttaatgtacattaaaattgagtccgctgcaaccctcgtgacttttaaaattccatacgtatattgttatacgtaacattgccatattaaatatattcgatcaaatattcaatctcgttccctgaaagctgttcctggatatctggttggatactttacgcacggaaatagagagtgttaacagtaacaaaccctctatgtagtgtttttgctttgctcttttgaacaggtagatgacattttgcttcgaaaaacggatatatataccacggatatgcacatacagagtatgtgtatcgatatacacattgatatacacctttgtacaaagtgtcaaaaaagtatttatcgcggtatttttttcaagccattctacaccttcgatttgatgaaaattggttaaataagtgtagcgcaaaattgatcttgaccacaattttcagtgtcaaattgtttttctattgcatcatatagtgctcattagaaaggaaagttccgttgttttagaaaaaatgtttgaaatttcattaatacttagactgattttattcatattttaaggtcaaatatggaatacaataacatcaatactaatatctacttttttgtgcgaattactttacatttcaatcttccttgatacgccgtgacaagcaaaagtgtaaacacagcccgttgattttatgtagaaagcgaatgtcgaaggtataatgagaaaagagcattatttgaccattccacaaaataatttacctaaatagtagttaattctattggatataataaacgtgaagtagtactagtggacgaaatacctatgttgaaaccttgattcgacgagtataattaatgtgcaaaactgtaaacatggtttgagatgtccatttttgtaaaatgttttgtacattattaatgctaatgaaaattaactattacatttcgttaataataacttgtagttactgttacctaatctttaccgatcacttgaaaaattagtcttttacatttatgtgtttacttttttcgctcgtcgcagtacatgtttaagtcagatatgaaatatttggcgtattccagcggctttgattaaatctaagatgttggaccattgtcaaaatgaaattacttagcatcatatatagcctggcaaggctcgaacgttttatcttcctgtagattttctttgcttttagactttccttccatttctctgaattggtatcttctgtacactatttataaaagaagaataaattacatgttacatccaagttaccaatccaaataattttaagtaagaaaagagatctaatgcagcagtttccacttaaatatagatccgacgattatttacgaacaaatagtataaatcttttagcaatatgaaattcgcaatatttattcaaatatttatatttatagtacgccattagcaaagaagacatgtttgcgtgcgttatcgattttacgcttttgccacgcaaacatggaaattgcgattcgaaattgaatttgcactggaaacggttgacgttacgacatcaataacatatttcaaaaacactgacgatatcatacggaatcagagagattctatgagaagttaaacgcataatcatcctattgtaaataataggaacagaaagtacacaaggaataatacagaatcatcctatcatcctatcctattatacaggattgctttgattcgagctcaaacatagggaaatctgaaagaatttttcgcagaatttccttcccctttgaattagcttttatacagaacgactttaaccttttcaaggaaatacctatagagtgtgacgatctatgattttaaatagagaggtgtatctgaaaagaggtggatgtaaaacgttgcatataaaacgtagatcaaatctttattcaaggtgtggcggcactcgacaagccgaaaaatcagcagtaccccggcagcgacatctacagcccccagtgacaattacagcggaacaGGCCTACTAACTACTACAAGTATAACTCacaacacggccacctcaaacgatttttctcttcgcagagaatcaggatttcaagatcgatcgaatatgtatgcacttgatttacacgtgaagttgtcattaaaaatattgttgcgtttaaaaagataaatattcatttaaatttaatgaaattgttagtccaattgttttaagcttaaagatatgtaggtgtcacatttatatattgaaaacctgggagcggcattaattaacaaacctagtcacgcgcacacgtactttaaaaccatgcttgaaaatcgatattccctgaaacaatgcatcgttctgcgcttccaatttattttcgcacgaagaatcagtccattcatcgttgccgtcaccatcgctactgtaatctatattactcgaataaattctatatcttgattggaaaatcgcatattttaacgaactttctgtgtttttttttttttctatgattttaattggcaatttccgaaattgaactatagcttgagaataaaccgataatatttgagggtatatatacatacatcatgtttttgatgggttttgtagtaaaataattgtagaaaaagcaaactttttaagaaaaaattaccatattcgagtaataaattatagaaaattaccaatgtaatttaaaacttcaaaagaagaatctattacatgtaataaagagaaggacttgttcacgaacggtaattcaacaaatacatgcgttgcagaaacatagttttgcaagggagaagaatctctctaggaactcgacgatgtcacgtcaagagaaaattcaataaagtgattactaaccgtattaccagcggcaattgtgtgtcggcaattcgtaaataagttagtcgtctatttggagaaacgtcgctggcaatatcgtcacattttaattacgtcagcgctatcaattggtcttggaagaaaatttaccattatgtacttttgcccacggcgtcgttccaacaaatgaatccgagttttgaatcgcttactcttatatcacgaatttgtaacggtgtttcttcaaactttaaacgattgtaatgaatgcctttgcgtacaaagactgataccaggtttgactagaagcttcagctaattagtgccccagttaatttggatgttcactaccacgccacttatgaagtggcttcgtgtccgagcggatttcctgcacgtaaaaaaaacaagaaaaagaaaaagaaaaaaaaagaaaaagagaaaggaaaaaaagaaaaagaaaaagaaaaaaaactgttaatttggatgtccactaccacgccacttaagaagtggcttcgtgtcccagcgagttttccccacgtaaaaaaaaaaaaaagaaaaagaaaaagagaaagggaaaagagaaaaagaaaatggaaaaaaatagaaaaagagaaaggaaaaaaaaagaaaaagaaaaaaacagttaatttggatgttcactactacgccacttaagaagtggcttcgtgtccgagcgaattttccccacgtaaaaaaaaagaaaaagaaaaaggaaaaaaaaaagaaaaagaaaaagggaaaaaaaagaaaaagagaaagcaaaaaaaagaaaaagaaaaagggaaaaaaagaaaaagaaaaaaaaagttaataaataataaatacatttgttaaactgagcaggttttatttgaacttgcctataattattcgcctacaattatttttatcgacgagattgactggataggcacaaataaaggagtaaactgtacattgtctgaacctgcaaagagattcagatcagaacttctttctagattggatggattagtatctaacgaaaattctaatgtagttcttttggctgcaactaattgcccttgctatgtatatcacgctatttcaatgttttctaagtagaaaatatcttaatatcataattattcattatcttaatcttaattattgtgttgtgcggaatattcctttgttattattaatataacagaacaataatatttattgtaaatatattattagggacattgatgcagctttacgcagatgccttgaaaagaaaatatacgtatcattaccaaatgaagttactcgacttggtatgttcaaattataccttagcaaccagttattagagaatatggatattgtaaaccacataataaaatctactgaaaaatattcttgcgtggatataaaattgctttgtaagcaagcatggctgctcgaaataagtccaatatgggaaaaacttgaaaaaaaaaaaaaaaaaaagaaacatctgttacgactttgaaatatgaattaaagaattatgaaataatagcaaaattgttaaaaaacaatgtcacctacagttacggatgtggatagatatgaagcgtggaataaatatgtatgccataagaacatattttaaaaaatataaatgcttatcatataaaaatataaaaatataaaaatataaaaatataaaaatataaatggttataaattattaatataattatcgttcgaaaaattgttcgcgtgcgtgcatttatgtgtgcgcacgggctataaacaagtttgaaatgttcgttctacatatatgtatacgtggtatacatcttcccttataatatataatatgtgtaatctgagtggtaatatctccacgtattacatatgtgttagtgtattttatcgataatctgtcttttatttccttttatcttattaacgcatgtatgggcgcgtatatgcgccgggcgaaagctatggttatatatgggattgttaacaaataaaaattaatctaggtgttattaaagaaatttgtttcaccttctaaactttttgatgattggtttactttgaatattttgcatatttttgcatatcatgagcattttgtacatttctatacattcaaactttctatgaatataaaatgatccgcactactatctacttcatagtatactctatacgtttaaaatgctccattagaagcttaaatctatcaaaatacagctcctagggaaatgtgaattttcacatgaacacataatatcgattttctcattgaaacgtataggcaggtatatactagcataagccaccttcggcatttggccgtatgatgcagcactagctctgtaacatagaaaaccataggcgtcagttcttcttatttcctctttgatatatgtttactttaatgtcacttattcagacgcttgatacattgtcggaatgaaattttagtaatgtgcaagtaattttgagtagattaataaagtataataagatattagattcatgtacatagattcaagtgacatcaatctttatgtccagtatatacatgtgtattgatctataagtcagtgttaaaataacaaataaatggcagaagaaggaaagaagatttccttcggttttgcgaaatctattaagaaacctgtgttaaaaaatgctattccacaagaaaaaaagaaagttgattacattgaatgccttgatgagaaaggtattaaagtaatagggtgagttcaaaaagtaaaatttataatcaagaaacatataacctcaacctaacctataaaaatcaccaatagcggaatatatatatttgaaaacaatttttttatttcaatgaggaagaaaaaaaagatgaacctctaattattccattactaggttcaaaaacctggcatgatagaattcttaataaaatagatgcagacattttccttccgaaggcagataaggaaaaggtaggagacgctagtgttaacgaggcaaaatcaaagctatctaatggaaaaacatcgccaataatatcaataaagaaagagccagttgaagatagtgaaaataaagttgttactttagaagagcaagcgactaaagaaatcattggggaacttaagtcaaagaataaatatgaaactaaaacaaatgatttaactttacctttagtagaagatgaatcattaagaggcaaagaacaggtacgttatcaacatattgatgtgcaatgcacagatgtattacatttgcatattataaatatcgttttgtatttttcagtctacgttagaagattatgaaaaaattcctattgatgcttttggtgtagcaatgttaaggggaatgggatggcaaccaggaaagggaattggttgaaatgaaaagtatgaattttactctggattaaattaattatatgtatttaatacatcacttattggaaagtaaacagagaacatcattttttatttcacaatcgtttattctaactattacagattagtagcagctgtcataccagaattacgaccaaaaggtatgggtcttggagcagacaaagtagcattgcagaagaaaaatacagatttcaaaaaagaagaggaagaagttaaaatcgagaaaggaacatttgtgaaaattatagctggagaacaaagtaataattatggtcaaatagaaggattcgatgatgatgcaggaaggctcataataaaactagctcttggtggaaatataatatctgtaaatgaatttatggtacagccagtgactaaatcagaatattctaagaactcaaaagttcaaagttaatatgaagtgttagtttttcattaagggacatttaagaaaataaatttgaattgacatatacatataaagacataatcggacatgtagaaaaactaattcaagagtacctgtaagtgtgttgttgcatgcaattttttaaaagtcccttctaattttatataaaatatgataaatgtagaggttttagatttcagtattttatggggttaatttcagatacaaaaaagtatgaggaatataaggacaaggaatccaagggactcaagcaaaagatggatagaaaaagatcaatgtcccctgaccccgaagacggtgaagaacaaaagtagtaataaaagaaagaaaatcggaagtacgatgcacaataagaacaagtatgataaagtgggggataaaaaatcagaaagacgaaaaaggcgctccgaatctaatgatgacagcgatagtgattctgaaaagaagagacggagagaaagaagtaactctaatagtaatgattcttataaattaaaaagattgaagaagtcaaagaaacgtaagaagtacgattgctcgtctgaaagatcaagtaaaaaacgagacgacgagaaagatcaagatctcgatcatttagtaggcagtaatattttccaggaacgtattcggtcattttactttcaagataaattgtacaattttatttatacagattttataataaagtgtatttttacaaaagtatatttcttttcttacccttaactgaaaattacatttaattataatatgtaataatgtttacaattacatcaaagttaatgtcctaaactttatcaataattattaaaaatccccgcgtattgcttacgtaatgttgatatcgagtaataccatacataacctcaaagaacattatgatacttacgaacatcgttaaacaagtagtgcgaacgatgtcgagtaagtattcactatgtataaagtatttataaataaaaagtatgggaaatatataaccgagtgtatttaacttttccaacattttagcatttcgcttggcgttggtacaacttcaagtaaatgaagtaaaaagcaaaaatgtagagcgggcagtttcctacatttcaagcgcgaaagagcataatgctgatattatcgctcttcctgaatgctttaattcaccatatggaatacgtaataatttgtttctttttctaataatttattatatgtataacaactatatagaaaaaagtaaaagtagacaaattaccttaacgttcatacttccataaagattgtgaattgactcgagaatatagaatttccccatttttatgattatcgtgatttttgtataaatatattttttaagatactaataattagatacttataaactagtattatcaattattttgtatttataattccacctataatagttaaaaattaaagttagttaaaatctaactttatgtttcaaaaagtactagcaaagtcgttaagtaacaagtcactggtactgacccaaatagcatgattgtaattaaacatttctaaatattcatttttcatcttgaacctgtagaaacaatttattatatgtactattatctaagtaattatatatttaagtaaatctaaatataaaatttagttattttaataatttaaaaaataaaaaattgacaaacatttcaacctaatttatggttggaacaaaggacagttatttttcattaattgaaatattgcaatgcagaatagtttccaaaatacgccgagagtattcctgatgaaacggtgaaacgagcgttgctttatcgaaggcagctaaggaaaacagcatttatgtagttggtggtacgatacctgaaatagagggcgataaattgtacaatacctgtactatttggggtcccgatggaactttgatagcaaaacaccggaaggtaaataatatacctccatgtggctttgaaattgaaaatattggggtggagaaagtgactctatctaggaataatttaggaatatgcatatgtacatacgtgtactataaccaattctataatttaaaaaatatgttataggtttataaaatacgttttgatacgagaaacatacatttttgtcgtaatataatatataaatttttgtacaatatatttgttttgtaatataaatttttcacataggaaaaaacttattttttcttaaaaaatattccttctcaaatattattaaatgataaaactttttaataaaagaaagtgataaaaacgctgtcagttattaaataaaaaacaattaaagtttagaagttcgtaacattgatgttaaattacaaaagttacagcaatagagttagcaactatatttttatgttattaggtacatctattcgacatcgacattcccaacaagattactttccgagagagtgattcactcagtcctggtaattccctaacaatgtttgatgtgaagggctgcaaaataggtattggcatttgctatgatatcagattcgaggaaatggcacgcatttatcggaacaaaggtacagtagcttaatcgaacaatacttaactagcatgaaagtaactatctttcttaaatatattctatataaaatataatcaatataatctgtaactctgtataaaaaggagcttaatttaaaaaaccagtatattcgctgaaaatgaaataaataaaagaattagaagcacgacaagaggactgttctcgcatattcataaattatggaatatggactgtgcagctacaaagttaactaaaattcagtggtctcgtatttcccatttctctgtgttaggttgccaaatgctgatatatccggcggcattcaatatgaccactggaccactgcactggtcattacttcagcgttccagagcgaatgacaatcaattatacgtcgcctgtatatcaccggctcgtgttccttcagcaagttatgtcgcatggggacatacacagttgacaaatccctgggggaaaatcctttatgatttggaaactcaggaaaatatggtggtcaccgatatcggtaatttccagcttaacattaaaagcgagaaatccatgatgtaattaacttttagtctcgttggttcatcgattttgccggctccctctgtatttgttgaatttattagcaagcattacttattacttcgtatgtttttcttttctctcagatttgaaagttgttgaggaagtaagggctcagatacctacattttctcaaagacgtac
Proteins encoded:
- the LOC126928584 gene encoding G-patch domain and KOW motifs-containing protein-like gives rise to the protein MGLGADKVALQKKNTDFKKEEEEVKIEKGTFVKIIAGEQSNNYGQIEGFDDDAGRLIIKLALGGNIISVNEFMIQKSMRNIRTRNPRDSSKRWIEKDQCPLTPKTVKNKSSNKRKKIGSTMHNKNKYDKVGDKKSERRKRRSESNDDSDSDSEKKRRRERSNSNSNDSYKLKRLKKSKKRKKYDCSSERSSKKRDDEKDQDLDHLVGSNIFQERIRSFYFQDKLYNFIYTDFIIKCIFTKVYFFSYP
- the LOC126928585 gene encoding omega-amidase NIT2-like, whose amino-acid sequence is MFDVKGCKIGIGICYDIRFEEMARIYRNKGCQMLIYPAAFNMTTGPLHWSLLQRSRANDNQLYVACISPARVPSASYVAWGHTQLTNPWGKILYDLETQENMVVTDIDLKVVEEVRAQIPTFSQRRTDLYDTVYKKE